The genomic stretch AGCAAGGTGCTGGAATACGGCATTGCTTTCTGCCAGTATTCCTACAGCCTGCCCAAACCGCTGAGCGACCTGTTCCGGCTTTTCATACAGATCAACTATGGTGGATTTTTTGCGGAACTTGGTTTTACAACGCAGTATTATAACCCGGTCAGCAACCACTTTGATGCGGATGCCATCCGGGAAAAGATAGAATCTATTGTACAGGCCTGGAAGCCCAAATACCCTGAGCTGAACTATAAGGCCCATTTGCTGAAATACGATTCACTGGTGAGCTTCAACCACTCTTTTGTAACCGAGATCACCTACCTGAATTTTGAAGCCTGATTGATCAGCAGCAACCGGGTCCATGCGAACACAAAACTGAACAGTACAACCCCACGAACGATGCCAACACAACAGGTAATAGAAAAGTTTCAGCCGTCCATTATCCAGATAGCCACCCAAACCGGCACTGGCACCGGGTTTTACCTGAAAGAGTTTGACCTTATTGTCACCAATGATCATGTAGTGGATGAAAATGCAGAAGTGACCATTACGGGCAAGACCTTTGAAAAAGTTTTATCCCGCGTCTGGTATACCGACCGGAAGCATGACCTGGCTTTTCTTCAGGCCCCTTCCGGCGTTGAACTGCCTGAGCTGCCGCTGGGCCGCTATGAATCCCTGAAGGACGGTGATGAAGTGATTGCCATTGGACACCCCTACGGACTCAACTATACAGCTACCCAGGGCGTGATCTCCAAAGTGGACCGGATCAGGGATGGGCTGAAATTTATCCAGATAGATGCGGCCATCAACCCTGGCAACAGCGGCGGTCCCCTGGTCAATCAATCCGGTGAAGTGATTGGCGTCAATTCGTTCATCATCCGTGGCGGCGATAACCTGGGCTTTGCCCTGCCGGTGAGCTACCTGCACACCGCCCTGCAATTGTACTCGCCCCATAAAGGCACGCCCTCTACCCGTTGCCATAGCTGCGATTTCCTGGTGCTTCCTGAAAATATAGAAGCCACCAAGTACTGCCCCTCCTGCGGTACCGAGGTCAAGCTGCCCGAGATGCCGGAGAAAGAAGCAGAAGTGGTGGGTGTGGCCAAGACCATTGAAGACATTCTCCGCAGCCTGGGAAAGGATATCAAACTGGCCAGGTCCGGCGCCAACCGCTGGGAAGTGCGGGAAGGCAGCGCCCGGATCAAGATCACGTATAATCCCGAGAACTATTTTATAGCCGGCGACGCCTATCTCTGCCAGCTGCCGCCGGATCCCAGCAAGATCAAACCCCTGTACCTGTTCCTCCTGCAGGAGAACTACCGGGTGAATGGCCTGGTGCTGAGCTGCGCCAACCAGAACATTATTCTCTCCTGTGTGATCTATGACCTGGACATCCATAAAGATACCGGTGCGCAGGTCTTTAATACCCTGTTCAAAAATGCCGATCATTACGACGACCTGCTGAAAGCAGAATACGGCTGCGTGGACAGGCTGGAAGATGTTTAAACTGCTTTAATGTAACTTGCCGGCATGTACCGGAAACAGCTTTCCAAAGAACAGGCTCTCCAGAAGGCCCGCCATTATTGCGGCTACCAGGAACGCTCCCATGCGGAGGTCAAGGAGAAGCTGTATGGCTATGGCCTGCGCAGGCAGGAAGTGGAAGAGCTGCTGTCTCAGCTGATAGAAGAAAATTACCTCAACGAAGAACGTTTTGCCACCCTTTTTGCCGGCGGAAAATTCCGGATGAAACAATGGGGTCGGGTAAAGATCAAATACGAGCTGAAGCAAAAGCAGATCAGTGAGTACAATATCCGCCAGGCC from Candidatus Pseudobacter hemicellulosilyticus encodes the following:
- a CDS encoding trypsin-like peptidase domain-containing protein, yielding MPTQQVIEKFQPSIIQIATQTGTGTGFYLKEFDLIVTNDHVVDENAEVTITGKTFEKVLSRVWYTDRKHDLAFLQAPSGVELPELPLGRYESLKDGDEVIAIGHPYGLNYTATQGVISKVDRIRDGLKFIQIDAAINPGNSGGPLVNQSGEVIGVNSFIIRGGDNLGFALPVSYLHTALQLYSPHKGTPSTRCHSCDFLVLPENIEATKYCPSCGTEVKLPEMPEKEAEVVGVAKTIEDILRSLGKDIKLARSGANRWEVREGSARIKITYNPENYFIAGDAYLCQLPPDPSKIKPLYLFLLQENYRVNGLVLSCANQNIILSCVIYDLDIHKDTGAQVFNTLFKNADHYDDLLKAEYGCVDRLEDV
- a CDS encoding regulatory protein RecX codes for the protein MYRKQLSKEQALQKARHYCGYQERSHAEVKEKLYGYGLRRQEVEELLSQLIEENYLNEERFATLFAGGKFRMKQWGRVKIKYELKQKQISEYNIRQAMKEIDEADYLVTLRTLAEKKWATIKGEGVNLFVKMSKTTDYLLQKGFENDLVRQEIARLKAD